The Nocardia arthritidis genome has a window encoding:
- a CDS encoding DUF4245 domain-containing protein produces MSYQKPRILNDYKDLFWSLIPLVLIAVVFAGLASQCSFAANGPTQGQIPHFDVTAALGDDARTLHFPVRNPQLPADWTPNSGHRDTITGPGGGPLSTVGFITPQGNYMQLTQTNGTEQALARFLLNGRPGTGSIQIADQKWTVYAEKGEETAWITDFGTARVMVKGAGNDAAFRTLAQAVGSAPIVQP; encoded by the coding sequence GTGTCGTATCAGAAGCCGCGCATCCTCAACGACTACAAGGACCTGTTCTGGTCGCTCATACCGTTGGTGCTGATCGCGGTGGTTTTCGCCGGGCTGGCCAGCCAGTGCAGCTTCGCCGCCAACGGCCCGACACAGGGCCAGATCCCGCACTTCGACGTGACCGCCGCGCTCGGCGACGACGCCCGCACCCTCCACTTCCCCGTCCGGAATCCCCAGTTACCCGCCGACTGGACCCCCAACTCCGGCCACCGCGACACCATCACCGGCCCCGGCGGCGGGCCTCTCAGCACCGTCGGCTTCATCACACCCCAGGGCAACTACATGCAGTTGACCCAGACGAACGGCACCGAACAAGCCCTGGCCCGCTTCTTGTTGAACGGCCGCCCCGGCACCGGCTCCATTCAAATCGCCGACCAGAAATGGACCGTCTACGCCGAAAAAGGTGAGGAAACCGCGTGGATCACCGATTTCGGCACCGCCCGGGTAATGGTCAAGGGCGCCGGTAACGACGCCGCCTTCCGCACATTGGCCCAAGCCGTCGGCTCCGCCCCCATCGTCCAGCCCTGA
- the xseA gene encoding exodeoxyribonuclease VII large subunit yields the protein MNGASRGDSVGGRETGGHEPRPPSSSTVGRESSGQPDRANSAEQPWPVRSVAIKVMQWIDRLGSIWVEGQITQINIRPGARTAFLVLRDPSADMSLSVTCDPDLIRASAVPLQEGSRVVVYGKLSYFTGRGTISLRVTEIRPVGVGELLARIERLKALLAAEGLFDPRLKRPIPFLPRTVGLITGRASAAERDVLTVARNRWPAVRFEIRNVAVQGPSAVAQILSALAELDRDPAVEVIVLARGGGSVEDLLPFSDEALCRAIVAATTPIVSAIGHEPDTPVCDLVADVRAATPTDAAKRIVPDAAAESAAIRELRGRAAAALRGWVDRETRALAQLRSRPVLAAPLREIDRRAEEVERLRTAARRCAEHLIRTETTATRHLREQLTAVGPAATLSRGYAVVQRVNGTERHVVRSIDDAPAGSQLRIRVADGAVTAAALGTHALAPKPDKGRN from the coding sequence ATGAACGGAGCATCGCGCGGCGATTCGGTGGGCGGCCGGGAGACGGGTGGGCACGAGCCCAGGCCGCCTTCGTCGTCGACGGTTGGCCGGGAGTCATCCGGCCAACCCGACCGAGCCAACTCCGCCGAACAGCCGTGGCCCGTCCGCTCGGTCGCCATCAAGGTCATGCAGTGGATCGACCGGCTCGGCAGCATCTGGGTGGAGGGCCAGATCACCCAGATCAATATCCGTCCCGGCGCGCGCACCGCATTCCTGGTGCTGCGCGATCCGTCGGCCGACATGTCGCTGTCGGTGACCTGCGATCCCGATCTGATTCGCGCGTCCGCCGTTCCGCTGCAGGAGGGCAGCCGGGTGGTGGTGTACGGCAAACTCTCCTATTTCACCGGTCGCGGCACGATCTCGTTGCGCGTCACCGAGATTCGCCCGGTCGGCGTCGGTGAACTGCTGGCCCGCATCGAGCGGCTCAAGGCGCTGCTGGCCGCCGAGGGACTCTTCGATCCCCGGCTGAAGCGGCCGATCCCCTTCTTACCCCGAACCGTCGGGTTGATCACCGGGCGCGCGTCCGCCGCTGAGCGCGATGTCCTCACCGTGGCCAGAAACCGTTGGCCCGCAGTGCGTTTCGAGATCCGAAATGTCGCGGTGCAGGGTCCGTCCGCGGTTGCGCAGATCCTCTCGGCACTGGCCGAACTCGACCGCGATCCGGCGGTGGAGGTGATCGTGCTGGCCCGCGGCGGCGGCAGCGTCGAGGATCTGCTGCCGTTCTCCGATGAGGCCCTGTGCCGCGCGATCGTCGCCGCGACCACCCCGATCGTCAGCGCGATCGGCCACGAACCCGATACCCCGGTCTGCGATCTGGTCGCCGACGTGCGCGCGGCCACCCCCACCGACGCCGCCAAACGGATCGTGCCCGACGCGGCCGCCGAATCCGCCGCCATCCGTGAGCTGCGCGGCCGGGCCGCCGCCGCCCTGCGCGGCTGGGTCGACCGGGAGACGCGCGCGCTCGCCCAACTGCGCTCGCGGCCGGTGCTCGCCGCCCCGCTGCGCGAAATCGACCGGCGCGCAGAGGAAGTCGAGCGGCTGCGAACCGCGGCGCGACGCTGCGCCGAACACCTCATCCGCACCGAGACCACCGCCACCCGGCATCTGCGCGAGCAGCTGACCGCGGTGGGCCCCGCCGCGACACTGTCCCGCGGCTACGCTGTGGTCCAGCGCGTCAACGGGACCGAGCGGCATGTGGTGCGCTCGATCGATGACGCACCGGCGGGCAGTCAGTTGCGCATCCGGGTGGCCGACGGCGCGGTGACCGCCGCGGCGCTCGGCACCCATGCACTTGCCCCGAAACCCGACAAAGGGAGGAATTGA
- a CDS encoding ferredoxin: MKITVDRTLCVGSGMCALTAPTVFDQDEVDGTVRLLDPSPGEAHHAAAREAEESCPAAAIRISNGNP, from the coding sequence ATGAAAATCACGGTGGATCGGACGCTGTGCGTCGGCTCGGGCATGTGCGCGCTCACCGCGCCAACGGTTTTCGATCAGGATGAAGTGGACGGCACGGTGCGGCTGCTCGACCCGTCGCCGGGGGAAGCCCACCACGCCGCGGCGCGCGAGGCGGAGGAGTCCTGCCCGGCCGCGGCGATCCGGATTTCCAACGGAAATCCCTAG
- a CDS encoding acyl-ACP desaturase, giving the protein MQNLLTDRELLETLADEVEQNLRRHVAIADGWQPHEYVPWDDGSNFAFLGGTDWDPTQSELGEVAKLALTVSVLIADNLPSYHREIGKYLRTGSWWRWVGRWTAEENRHEIMIRNYLMVTRSVDPVELERLRMAHMTTGFRRPAMHLLDLLATLTFEEQAAAIRHRNTAALGENPIVTALSERIAADDELQKEFFANLVAAGLDTAPDQAMRAIADQIADFQVPTVQLADGRGSDEVLAEAGIYDRAREDELVFKPLLERWGVFDRTDFGEEGEKARAELAHLRG; this is encoded by the coding sequence GTGCAAAATCTCTTGACCGACCGCGAGCTGCTCGAAACGCTCGCGGACGAGGTGGAACAGAATCTGCGCAGGCACGTCGCGATCGCCGACGGCTGGCAGCCGCACGAGTACGTTCCGTGGGACGACGGAAGCAACTTCGCCTTCCTCGGCGGAACCGATTGGGACCCAACCCAATCCGAGCTCGGCGAGGTGGCGAAGCTGGCGCTCACGGTGAGCGTGCTCATCGCGGACAACCTGCCCTCCTACCACCGTGAAATCGGCAAGTATCTGCGCACCGGTTCGTGGTGGCGGTGGGTCGGCCGCTGGACGGCCGAGGAGAACCGGCACGAGATCATGATCCGCAACTACCTCATGGTCACCCGGTCGGTGGACCCGGTGGAACTGGAGCGGTTGCGGATGGCGCATATGACGACGGGCTTCCGCCGCCCCGCCATGCACCTGCTCGACCTGCTCGCCACGCTGACATTCGAGGAGCAGGCCGCCGCGATCCGGCATCGCAACACCGCGGCGCTCGGCGAGAACCCGATCGTCACCGCGCTGTCCGAGCGCATCGCCGCCGATGACGAACTGCAGAAGGAGTTCTTCGCGAACCTGGTCGCGGCCGGGCTCGACACGGCGCCCGATCAGGCGATGCGGGCCATCGCGGACCAGATCGCCGACTTCCAGGTGCCGACGGTCCAGTTGGCCGACGGGCGCGGCAGTGATGAGGTGCTTGCCGAGGCGGGCATCTACGATCGCGCCCGCGAGGATGAGCTGGTGTTCAAGCCGCTGCTGGAACGGTGGGGTGTTTTCGACCGCACCGATTTCGGTGAAGAGGGTGAGAAGGCGCGGGCCGAGTTGGCGCATCTGCGCGGGTGA
- a CDS encoding PhoH family protein, translating into MKTFVIDTSVLLSDPWAVTRFGEHHVVLPLVVISELEGKRHHHELGWFAREALRMLDDLRLQFGRLDKEVPIGTEGGTLQVELNHTDPAVLPVGFRTDTNDSRILACALNLAAEGREVVLVSKDIPLRVKASAVGLHADEYHAQDVITSGWSGMVELDVSTAQIDQLYAESVIDLDAARELPCHTGLRLLGGGSSALGRVTPDKRVQLVRGEREAFGLHGRSAEQRIALDLLLDESVGIISLGGRAGTGKSALALTAGLEAVLERRSHRKVVVFRPLYAVGGQELGYLPGTESEKMGPWAQAVFDTLDGLASREVMEEVLSRDMLEVLPLTHIRGRSLHDSFVIVDEAQSLERNVLLTVLSRLGSGSRVVLTHDVAQRDNLRVGRHDGIAAVIEKLKGHPLFAHITLTRSERSPIAALVTEMLEEYGPNA; encoded by the coding sequence CTGAAGACCTTCGTCATCGACACCTCCGTACTGCTCTCCGACCCGTGGGCGGTGACCCGGTTCGGCGAACATCACGTGGTGCTACCGCTGGTGGTGATCAGCGAACTCGAAGGTAAACGGCATCATCACGAACTCGGCTGGTTCGCCAGGGAGGCGCTGCGGATGCTGGACGATCTACGCCTGCAGTTCGGCAGGCTGGACAAGGAGGTGCCGATCGGCACCGAGGGCGGAACGTTGCAGGTGGAACTCAATCACACCGACCCCGCGGTCCTCCCGGTCGGGTTCCGCACCGATACCAATGACTCCAGGATCCTGGCCTGTGCACTGAATCTCGCGGCCGAGGGCCGCGAGGTGGTGCTGGTGTCCAAGGACATTCCGCTGCGCGTCAAGGCGAGCGCGGTGGGTTTGCACGCCGATGAGTACCACGCGCAGGACGTGATCACCTCGGGCTGGTCCGGCATGGTGGAGCTCGATGTGAGCACCGCGCAGATCGATCAGCTGTACGCCGAGAGCGTGATCGATTTGGACGCCGCCCGAGAACTGCCGTGCCACACCGGACTTCGGCTGCTCGGCGGCGGCTCCAGCGCGCTCGGCCGGGTCACCCCCGACAAGCGGGTGCAGCTGGTGCGCGGCGAGCGCGAGGCGTTCGGCTTGCACGGACGGTCGGCCGAGCAGCGGATCGCACTGGATCTGCTGCTGGACGAGAGCGTCGGCATCATCTCGCTCGGCGGCCGGGCGGGCACCGGCAAGTCGGCGCTGGCGCTGACCGCGGGCCTGGAGGCGGTGCTGGAGCGCCGCAGCCACCGCAAGGTGGTGGTGTTCCGGCCGCTGTACGCGGTGGGCGGCCAGGAACTCGGCTATCTGCCCGGCACCGAGAGCGAGAAGATGGGGCCTTGGGCGCAGGCGGTTTTCGACACGCTCGACGGGCTGGCCAGCCGTGAGGTGATGGAGGAGGTGCTCAGCCGCGACATGCTGGAGGTGTTGCCGCTCACCCACATTCGCGGCCGGTCGCTGCACGATTCGTTCGTCATCGTCGACGAGGCGCAGTCGCTGGAGCGCAATGTGCTGCTCACCGTGCTCAGCCGGTTGGGCAGCGGTTCGCGCGTCGTGCTCACCCACGATGTCGCCCAGCGCGACAATCTGCGCGTCGGCAGGCACGACGGGATCGCGGCGGTGATCGAAAAGCTCAAGGGGCACCCGCTTTTCGCGCACATCACGCTCACCCGCAGTGAGCGGTCCCCGATCGCGGCACTGGTCACCGAGATGCTCGAGGAGTACGGCCCCAACGCCTGA
- the glpX gene encoding class II fructose-bisphosphatase: protein MTASSPTPSRREAPDRNLALELVRVTEAGAMAAGRWVGRGDKEGGDGAAVDAMRQLVSSVSMRGIVVIGEGEKDEAPMLYNGELVGDGTGPEVDFAVDPIDGTTLMSKGSPGAIAVLAVAERGAMFDPSAVFYMEKIAVGPDAADVIDLSAPISENIRRVAKTKNSSVSDLTVCILDRPRHAELIQQVRDAGARIRLISDGDVAGAIAAARPDSGTDMLVGIGGTPEGIIAAAAMRCMGGAMLGKLAPKDDEERQKAIDAGHDLDRILSTEDLVSGDNVFFCATGITDGDLLRGVRYFGGGASTHSIVMRSKSGTVRMIDAYHRLTKLREYSSVDFIGDEHAVPPLP from the coding sequence ATGACGGCATCTTCCCCGACACCGAGCCGCCGCGAGGCGCCGGACCGCAACCTAGCGCTCGAGTTGGTACGCGTCACCGAGGCCGGTGCGATGGCAGCGGGCCGCTGGGTGGGCCGCGGCGATAAGGAGGGCGGCGACGGCGCGGCCGTCGACGCCATGCGCCAGCTGGTCAGCTCGGTTTCCATGCGCGGCATCGTGGTGATCGGCGAGGGCGAGAAGGACGAAGCCCCCATGCTCTACAACGGTGAGCTGGTGGGCGACGGCACCGGTCCCGAGGTGGATTTCGCGGTCGACCCGATCGACGGCACCACCCTGATGTCCAAGGGTTCGCCGGGCGCGATCGCGGTGCTCGCGGTCGCCGAGCGCGGCGCGATGTTCGATCCGTCCGCGGTGTTCTATATGGAGAAGATCGCGGTGGGTCCGGACGCCGCCGATGTGATCGATCTCTCCGCCCCGATCTCGGAGAACATCCGCCGGGTCGCCAAGACGAAGAATTCCTCGGTCTCCGACCTGACCGTCTGCATCCTGGACCGGCCCCGGCACGCCGAACTGATCCAGCAGGTGCGCGACGCGGGCGCCCGCATCCGGCTGATCTCCGACGGTGACGTCGCGGGCGCGATCGCCGCGGCCCGCCCGGATTCCGGCACCGACATGCTGGTCGGCATCGGCGGCACCCCGGAGGGCATCATCGCCGCGGCGGCCATGCGCTGTATGGGCGGTGCGATGCTGGGCAAGCTGGCCCCGAAGGATGACGAGGAGCGGCAGAAGGCCATCGACGCCGGCCACGACCTGGACCGCATCCTGTCCACCGAGGACCTGGTGTCCGGTGACAACGTCTTCTTCTGCGCGACCGGCATCACCGACGGCGACCTCCTGCGCGGCGTGCGCTACTTCGGCGGTGGCGCGTCCACTCATTCGATCGTCATGCGCTCGAAGTCGGGCACCGTCCGCATGATCGATGCCTACCACCGGCTGACCAAGCTGCGCGAGTACTCGTCGGTCGATTTCATCGGCGACGAGCACGCGGTGCCCCCGCTGCCGTAA
- a CDS encoding class II fumarate hydratase: MTEETQYRIEHDTMGEVRVPVDALWRAQTQRAVENFPISGRGLERAQIRALGLLKAACAKVNKDLGLLDAVKADAIIAAATEIADGKHDDQFPIDVFQTGSGTSSNMNANEVIASIAKANGVVVHPNDDVNMSQSSNDTFPTATHLAATEAAVKDLVPALDHLRLALLDKSTEWRTVVKSGRTHLMDAVPVTLGQEFGGYTRQVAAGIERILATLPRLGELPIGGTAVGTGLNAPAGFGAKVVAELVKSTGIDALSEAKDHFEAQAARDGLVEASGALRTIAVSLTKIANDIRWMGSGPLTGLAELQLPDLQPGSSIMPGKVNPVLPEAVTQVAAQVIGNDAAVAFSGANGAFELNVYIPVMARNILESIRLLANVSRLFADKCVRGLVANVEHLRTLAESSPSIVTPLNSAIGYEEAAAVAKEALKEKKTIRQTVIDRGLIDEKLTVEELDRRLDVLSMAKVDDGK, translated from the coding sequence ATGACCGAGGAGACGCAGTACCGCATCGAACACGACACCATGGGCGAGGTTCGGGTTCCGGTGGACGCGCTGTGGCGGGCACAGACCCAGCGGGCCGTGGAGAACTTCCCGATCAGCGGGCGCGGCCTGGAGCGGGCCCAAATCCGTGCGCTCGGCCTGCTGAAGGCCGCCTGCGCCAAGGTGAACAAGGACCTGGGCCTGCTCGACGCGGTGAAGGCCGATGCCATCATCGCCGCGGCCACCGAGATCGCCGACGGCAAACACGACGACCAGTTCCCGATCGATGTCTTCCAGACCGGCTCCGGCACCAGCTCGAATATGAACGCCAACGAGGTGATCGCCTCGATCGCCAAGGCGAACGGCGTGGTGGTGCACCCGAACGACGACGTGAACATGTCGCAGTCCTCCAACGACACCTTCCCCACCGCGACGCATCTGGCCGCGACCGAAGCGGCGGTGAAGGATCTGGTTCCCGCGCTGGACCATCTGCGACTCGCGCTGCTGGACAAGTCGACCGAGTGGCGCACCGTGGTGAAATCGGGCCGCACCCATCTGATGGACGCGGTGCCGGTGACGCTCGGGCAGGAGTTCGGCGGCTACACCCGCCAGGTGGCCGCCGGTATCGAGCGGATTCTGGCGACGCTGCCGCGGCTGGGTGAGCTGCCGATCGGCGGCACCGCGGTGGGCACCGGCCTGAACGCGCCCGCCGGTTTCGGCGCGAAAGTCGTTGCGGAACTCGTGAAATCGACCGGCATCGACGCGCTGTCCGAGGCGAAGGACCACTTCGAGGCGCAGGCCGCGCGCGACGGTCTGGTCGAGGCGTCCGGCGCGCTGCGCACGATCGCGGTGAGCCTGACCAAGATTGCCAACGATATTCGCTGGATGGGTTCCGGCCCGCTCACCGGCCTCGCCGAACTCCAGCTGCCGGATCTGCAGCCGGGCAGTTCGATCATGCCGGGCAAGGTGAATCCCGTTCTGCCGGAGGCGGTTACCCAGGTGGCCGCCCAGGTGATCGGCAACGACGCCGCGGTCGCGTTCTCCGGCGCGAACGGCGCGTTCGAGTTGAATGTCTACATTCCGGTGATGGCCCGCAATATTCTGGAGTCGATTCGCCTGCTGGCCAATGTTTCTCGACTCTTCGCCGATAAGTGCGTGCGCGGGCTGGTGGCGAATGTGGAGCATTTGCGGACGCTCGCGGAATCGTCGCCGTCGATTGTCACGCCGTTGAATTCGGCGATCGGATACGAGGAGGCGGCGGCGGTCGCGAAAGAGGCGTTGAAGGAAAAGAAGACGATTCGTCAGACGGTTATCGATCGTGGGTTGATCGATGAGAAGTTGACGGTGGAGGAGCTGGATCGGCGGTTGGATGTGCTGTCGATGGCGAAGGTCGACGACGGGAAGTAA
- a CDS encoding LGFP repeat-containing protein encodes MHHALRSAGFIAAVAAASLLVLTGCKDDNKDKNSSSASMTTTAPMNHGDGAMSGAAEETKIATQGGEIAVSGHIFEKYGQSGGPTGPLGMPTKAAETGPNDGMWQDFTGGAIVWSKDTGAHVVWGEIRKAWEDNGGPGGKLGYPTSDEKDIPGGKETDFTGGTITWVDGNTTVTPKA; translated from the coding sequence ATGCACCACGCTCTTCGATCGGCTGGATTCATCGCGGCGGTCGCCGCGGCATCGCTGCTCGTGCTCACGGGCTGCAAAGACGACAACAAGGACAAGAACTCCTCCTCCGCGTCGATGACCACGACCGCGCCGATGAACCACGGCGACGGCGCGATGTCCGGCGCCGCCGAGGAAACCAAGATCGCGACCCAGGGCGGGGAAATCGCGGTCTCCGGCCATATCTTCGAGAAGTACGGCCAGTCGGGCGGGCCGACCGGACCGCTCGGCATGCCGACCAAGGCGGCCGAAACCGGGCCGAACGACGGCATGTGGCAGGACTTCACCGGCGGCGCCATCGTCTGGAGCAAGGACACCGGCGCGCACGTCGTCTGGGGCGAGATCCGCAAGGCGTGGGAGGACAACGGCGGCCCCGGCGGCAAGCTCGGCTACCCGACCAGCGACGAGAAGGACATCCCCGGCGGTAAGGAGACCGATTTCACCGGGGGTACCATCACCTGGGTCGACGGTAACACCACGGTCACCCCGAAGGCATGA
- a CDS encoding lipid droplet-associated protein: protein MFRPPFLARVAAGAAVYALEETRRLPTAAVNFPITAISQLLQTTMHVQQFVTSLALKGDAVFERLTNTPVAQPEWATFDEDLEPEPTPRAEATAARVSSFDRYTADEPAATNGHTPPAATTPEPETESAATEVAEPEVATRYDYLNMTLAQLRARLRMLTVEELTALLEYEQQTRARAPFVTMLTNRIATVRAQ, encoded by the coding sequence ATGTTCCGACCACCGTTCCTGGCCAGGGTCGCCGCAGGCGCCGCTGTCTACGCACTCGAAGAAACCCGCCGGTTACCAACGGCGGCAGTGAATTTCCCGATTACCGCGATCAGCCAGCTGCTGCAGACCACCATGCACGTGCAGCAGTTCGTGACCAGCCTCGCCCTGAAGGGCGACGCGGTCTTCGAGCGGTTGACCAACACACCGGTGGCCCAGCCGGAATGGGCCACCTTCGATGAGGATCTCGAACCCGAACCGACCCCGCGCGCCGAGGCCACCGCCGCCCGGGTCAGCAGCTTCGACCGCTACACCGCCGACGAGCCCGCGGCGACCAACGGCCACACGCCCCCGGCCGCGACCACCCCGGAGCCTGAAACCGAAAGCGCGGCAACGGAAGTCGCCGAACCCGAGGTCGCCACCCGATACGACTATCTGAATATGACGCTGGCCCAGTTGCGCGCCCGCCTGCGCATGCTGACCGTCGAGGAATTGACCGCCCTGCTGGAGTACGAGCAGCAGACCCGCGCGCGAGCGCCGTTCGTGACCATGCTGACGAACCGGATTGCTACTGTGCGGGCTCAATGA
- a CDS encoding cytochrome P450: protein MTHSIPDSEPVLEALPTARPAGRPFDPPAELAAIRARDPLTPMIFPDGHRGWLATGHAEVRAVLAHPHFSVRYEIGHYPLADAGTMPPALPGDLLGIDAPQHTRFRKLLAGKFTVRRMRQLTDYLGELTTTHLDAMERAGGPVDLVEAFANPIPALVICEMLGVPGAERGTFRKLVESANSLDVSAEDRMAGFAQGQAYIRELVLAKRAAPADDLLSDLTSSDLTDDELAGVGTLLLGAGLDTTANMLALGTFALLTYPDQLAALRADPDLADPAIEELMRYLTIAHTGSRTALADVEISGRRIAAGQTVALSIQAANRDPNKFDDPDMLDIRRNAVGHIGFGHGAHQCLGQQLARVEMRVALPALLTRFPGLRLAVAPEEVPLRDDMDVYGVYRLPVTW from the coding sequence ATGACCCACTCGATACCGGACAGTGAACCTGTCCTCGAGGCACTGCCCACCGCGCGTCCGGCGGGCAGACCATTCGACCCGCCCGCCGAACTTGCCGCCATCCGCGCGCGAGATCCGTTGACCCCCATGATCTTTCCCGACGGTCACCGCGGCTGGCTGGCCACCGGTCATGCGGAAGTGCGTGCGGTACTTGCCCATCCGCACTTCAGTGTGCGTTACGAGATCGGGCACTACCCGCTGGCCGACGCCGGAACGATGCCGCCCGCATTACCCGGCGACCTGCTCGGCATCGACGCGCCGCAGCACACCCGATTCCGGAAGCTGTTGGCGGGCAAGTTCACCGTGCGCCGGATGCGGCAATTGACCGACTATCTCGGCGAACTCACCACCACCCACCTGGATGCGATGGAACGCGCGGGCGGCCCGGTAGATTTGGTCGAGGCGTTCGCGAATCCCATTCCGGCGCTTGTCATCTGCGAAATGCTCGGCGTGCCCGGCGCCGAACGCGGCACCTTCCGCAAGCTTGTCGAGTCGGCGAACAGCCTCGACGTTTCCGCCGAGGACCGGATGGCGGGGTTCGCACAGGGCCAGGCCTATATCCGAGAACTGGTGTTGGCCAAGCGCGCGGCGCCGGCCGACGATCTACTCAGCGATCTCACCTCGTCCGATCTCACCGACGACGAACTGGCGGGCGTCGGCACGCTGCTGCTCGGCGCCGGACTGGACACCACGGCGAATATGCTGGCGCTCGGCACCTTCGCCCTGCTGACCTATCCGGATCAACTCGCCGCCTTGCGCGCCGATCCGGATCTGGCCGACCCCGCGATCGAGGAGCTGATGCGGTATCTGACCATCGCGCACACCGGATCTCGGACGGCGCTGGCCGATGTGGAGATCAGCGGTCGGCGGATCGCGGCGGGCCAGACGGTCGCGCTGTCCATCCAGGCGGCCAATCGCGACCCGAACAAATTCGACGATCCGGACATGCTGGACATTCGCCGGAACGCGGTCGGGCATATCGGTTTCGGGCACGGCGCCCATCAGTGCCTCGGCCAGCAACTCGCCCGCGTCGAGATGCGAGTCGCCTTACCCGCCTTGCTGACTCGGTTTCCCGGCCTGCGGCTCGCGGTCGCGCCAGAAGAAGTGCCGTTGCGCGATGACATGGACGTCTACGGTGTTTATCGTCTGCCAGTGACGTGGTAG
- a CDS encoding exodeoxyribonuclease VII small subunit: MADPGTPDDELAEIAGFGYERARDELVNVVKMLEQGGLDLDESLALWERGEALANRCEQHLAGARKRVEDALSRADAADPE; this comes from the coding sequence TTGGCCGACCCCGGCACCCCGGACGACGAGCTGGCCGAAATCGCCGGCTTCGGCTACGAGCGCGCCCGCGACGAACTGGTCAACGTCGTGAAAATGCTCGAGCAGGGCGGCCTCGACCTCGACGAATCCCTCGCCCTCTGGGAGCGCGGTGAGGCACTGGCCAACCGCTGCGAACAACATCTCGCGGGCGCCCGCAAACGCGTCGAGGACGCGCTGTCCCGCGCCGACGCCGCGGACCCCGAATGA
- a CDS encoding GbsR/MarR family transcriptional regulator, translating to MPGGRLTQEDRRHIAGCLARGLGYAEIARQLARPTSTVSREVTRNGGPSRYRPDIAHRATERRARRRKPAIPSPGPKDAAAQEFLEHFGKLFQQGGMPRMSANVLACLYDSDSGSAVAAELAARLRVSPATISSAVGYLEEQELIRRERDGQRRRDRYIIEEDAWIRATLLGARQATALGESAGRAAEFLGPDSPAAARLSEAGEFLDFVGKTMLAAADDWRKTHARRPIRATD from the coding sequence ATGCCCGGTGGCAGGCTGACCCAGGAGGACCGCAGACATATCGCGGGCTGTCTGGCCCGCGGTCTCGGCTACGCGGAGATCGCCAGACAGCTGGCGCGTCCCACATCGACCGTCAGCCGGGAGGTGACGCGCAATGGCGGGCCGAGCCGCTATCGGCCGGATATCGCGCACCGGGCGACCGAGCGCCGCGCCCGCAGACGCAAACCCGCCATCCCGTCACCTGGACCGAAAGATGCCGCGGCACAGGAATTTCTGGAGCACTTCGGGAAGCTCTTCCAGCAGGGCGGGATGCCGCGCATGTCCGCGAATGTCCTTGCCTGCCTATACGATTCAGACTCCGGCAGCGCGGTCGCCGCGGAACTGGCGGCGCGACTGCGGGTGAGCCCGGCGACCATCTCCTCGGCCGTCGGCTATCTGGAGGAGCAGGAACTCATCCGGCGCGAGCGCGATGGGCAGCGCCGCCGCGACCGCTACATCATCGAGGAGGACGCGTGGATCCGGGCGACGCTGCTCGGTGCGCGTCAGGCCACGGCGCTCGGGGAATCCGCCGGGCGGGCCGCCGAATTCCTCGGCCCCGACTCCCCCGCCGCCGCCCGGCTCAGCGAGGCGGGCGAATTCCTGGATTTCGTCGGCAAAACCATGCTGGCGGCGGCGGACGACTGGCGAAAGACGCACGCGCGGAGGCCGATTCGGGCGACCGACTAG
- a CDS encoding VOC family protein translates to MTIRRAVPDIHTADLAASRAFYRLLGFEEVMDLGWVVTMASPTNPTAQVILVDAKTEAPQPDMSVEVDDVDAIHAAALAAGSEIVYPLRDEPWGVRRFFVRDPSGKIVNVVSHRRDPQGRADLADIRHRLSTEPVDTENRVSAALQALREDERY, encoded by the coding sequence ATGACCATCCGCCGCGCCGTCCCCGATATCCACACCGCGGACCTCGCGGCCAGCCGCGCCTTCTACCGCCTGCTCGGCTTCGAGGAGGTGATGGACCTCGGCTGGGTCGTCACCATGGCCTCCCCCACCAACCCCACCGCCCAAGTCATCCTGGTAGACGCGAAAACCGAAGCCCCCCAACCAGATATGAGCGTCGAGGTCGACGACGTAGACGCCATCCACGCCGCCGCCCTGGCCGCCGGCTCCGAAATCGTCTACCCGTTACGCGACGAACCCTGGGGCGTCCGCCGGTTTTTCGTCCGCGATCCGAGCGGCAAAATCGTCAATGTGGTGAGCCATCGCCGCGACCCACAAGGCCGCGCAGACCTAGCCGACATACGTCACCGTCTGAGCACAGAACCTGTCGATACCGAAAACCGCGTAAGCGCCGCATTGCAAGCACTACGTGAAGACGAGCGGTACTGA